One Roseomonas sp. OT10 DNA window includes the following coding sequences:
- a CDS encoding gamma-glutamyltransferase family protein, whose protein sequence is MFTTRPEIAGTFGAVASTHWLASSVGMAVLERGGNAADAAVAAGFTLQIAEPHLNGPLGDCPILVHDAGRGAQSVICGQGVAPAGLSVAHVRDALGLDLIPGTGLLPAMVPGAFDAWMTLLREHGSWKPGAVLDFAIGYAARGIHYVPRICATIQTVRPLFEAEWPTSAALWLRGGGPRPGKLWSNIALAETYARVVREAEAAGSDRIAQIDAARDAWYRGFVAEAIGRFCEGNAVLDASGRRHRGVLSADDMAAWRAPIEAPLAVEHQGATVLKCGAWSQGPAMLQALLLLDGLGLGELDPLGERFAHLVVEAMKLAFADREAFYGDPDFTAVPMATLLSRAYAAERRALIGETAALEFRPGSPDGLVPRTDYAAAVARAAEARQVAGSGEPTVSRLGVSGADTCHVDVIDRWGNMVSATPSGGWLQSSPAIPELGCCLGTRGQMFWLDESLPNGLMPGKRPRTTLSPGMALRDGKPWMAFGTPGGEQQDQWQPIMLLRMLHHGWTIQQAIDAPAFHSEHWISSFWPRGAQPGKVVLEGRYDRAVAEALGGRGHRVEVGGDWTEGRLSAVRQEPDGQIFAGANPRGMQGYAVGR, encoded by the coding sequence ATGTTCACCACCCGCCCCGAAATCGCCGGCACCTTCGGCGCCGTCGCCAGCACCCATTGGCTCGCCAGCTCGGTCGGGATGGCCGTGCTGGAGCGGGGCGGCAACGCCGCCGATGCCGCCGTCGCCGCCGGCTTCACCCTGCAGATCGCCGAGCCGCACCTGAACGGCCCGCTGGGCGACTGCCCGATCCTGGTCCACGACGCCGGCCGCGGGGCGCAGAGCGTGATCTGCGGCCAGGGCGTCGCCCCCGCGGGGCTCAGCGTCGCGCATGTGCGGGACGCGCTGGGCCTGGACCTGATCCCCGGCACGGGGCTGCTGCCGGCCATGGTGCCGGGCGCCTTCGACGCCTGGATGACGCTGCTGCGCGAGCATGGGAGCTGGAAGCCCGGGGCCGTGCTGGACTTCGCCATCGGCTATGCCGCGCGCGGCATCCACTACGTGCCGCGGATCTGCGCGACCATCCAGACGGTGCGCCCGCTGTTCGAGGCGGAGTGGCCGACCAGCGCCGCCCTCTGGCTGCGCGGCGGCGGCCCGCGGCCCGGGAAGCTGTGGTCCAACATCGCCCTGGCCGAGACCTATGCCCGGGTGGTGCGGGAGGCGGAGGCCGCCGGGTCCGACCGCATCGCGCAGATCGACGCGGCGCGGGATGCCTGGTACCGCGGCTTCGTCGCCGAGGCGATCGGGCGCTTCTGCGAGGGCAACGCCGTGCTCGACGCCTCCGGCCGGCGGCACCGGGGCGTTCTCTCGGCCGATGACATGGCCGCGTGGCGCGCGCCCATCGAGGCGCCGCTCGCCGTCGAGCACCAGGGCGCGACCGTCCTGAAATGCGGTGCCTGGAGCCAGGGTCCCGCGATGCTGCAGGCCCTGCTCCTGCTCGACGGCTTGGGCCTGGGCGAGCTGGACCCGCTGGGAGAGCGCTTCGCGCATCTGGTGGTGGAGGCGATGAAGCTGGCCTTCGCCGACCGCGAGGCCTTCTACGGCGATCCGGACTTCACCGCCGTGCCGATGGCGACCCTGCTCTCCCGTGCCTATGCAGCCGAACGCCGGGCCCTGATCGGCGAGACGGCCGCGCTGGAGTTCCGCCCCGGCTCGCCGGATGGCCTGGTCCCGCGCACGGACTACGCGGCCGCCGTCGCCCGTGCCGCGGAGGCGCGCCAGGTGGCCGGCAGCGGCGAGCCCACCGTCTCCCGCCTGGGCGTTTCTGGGGCCGACACCTGCCATGTCGACGTGATCGACCGCTGGGGGAACATGGTGTCCGCCACGCCCTCGGGCGGCTGGCTGCAATCCTCCCCGGCCATCCCGGAGCTGGGCTGCTGCCTCGGCACGCGCGGGCAGATGTTCTGGCTGGACGAATCCCTGCCCAACGGGCTGATGCCGGGCAAGCGGCCGCGCACCACCCTCTCCCCCGGCATGGCGCTGCGGGACGGCAAGCCCTGGATGGCCTTCGGCACGCCCGGCGGCGAGCAGCAGGACCAGTGGCAGCCGATCATGCTGCTGCGGATGCTGCACCATGGCTGGACCATCCAGCAGGCCATCGACGCCCCCGCCTTCCATTCGGAGCACTGGATCAGCAGCTTCTGGCCGCGCGGGGCGCAGCCGGGGAAGGTGGTGCTGGAAGGACGCTACGACCGCGCCGTGGCCGAGGCGCTGGGCGGGCGCGGGCACAGGGTCGAGGTCGGCGGCGACTGGACGGAGGGCCGCCTTTCCGCCGTGCGGCAGGAACCGGACGGGCAGATCTTCGCCGGGGCCAATCCGCGCGGCATGCAGGGCTACGCGGTCGGCCGATAA
- a CDS encoding DUF1045 domain-containing protein — protein sequence MSGGPARAALYWAPELHDPLHALGSAWLGRDAETGAAPAQPALPGIDLHEVTAEARRYGLHATLKPPFRLAGPYPALREAAAALAARTAPFDLPPLRLESLGGFLALVESAPSPALRALCDSAVEALDPLRAPPSEAETARRRPERLSPGERAMLERWGYPYVFEEWRFHVTLTRRLAEAEMAVIRPALEAHLGEAPALPRRVASVAIFTQRAPDAPFLIAERLRLSG from the coding sequence CGCTCTACTGGGCCCCGGAACTCCACGATCCGCTGCATGCGCTGGGCTCCGCCTGGCTCGGGCGGGATGCGGAGACGGGGGCCGCCCCGGCCCAGCCCGCCCTGCCCGGAATCGACCTGCACGAGGTGACCGCGGAGGCCCGGCGCTACGGGCTGCACGCCACGCTGAAGCCGCCGTTCCGGCTGGCCGGTCCCTATCCCGCCCTGCGCGAGGCGGCGGCGGCGCTGGCCGCCCGGACGGCACCCTTCGACCTGCCGCCGCTGCGGCTGGAAAGCCTGGGCGGCTTCCTGGCCCTGGTCGAATCGGCCCCCTCCCCCGCCCTGCGCGCCCTGTGCGATTCGGCGGTGGAGGCCCTGGACCCCCTCCGTGCCCCGCCCAGCGAGGCGGAGACCGCCCGCCGCCGGCCGGAGCGGCTGAGCCCGGGCGAGCGGGCCATGCTGGAGCGCTGGGGCTACCCCTATGTCTTCGAGGAGTGGCGCTTCCACGTGACCCTGACGCGCCGCCTCGCAGAGGCGGAGATGGCCGTCATCCGCCCGGCGCTGGAGGCGCATCTCGGCGAGGCGCCCGCCCTGCCCCGCCGGGTGGCGTCGGTGGCGATCTTCACCCAGCGCGCCCCGGACGCCCCCTTCCTGATCGCCGAAAGACTGCGTCTCTCCGGCTGA